Proteins from one Victivallis lenta genomic window:
- a CDS encoding LacI family DNA-binding transcriptional regulator — MVENNIRFSRADQLTQHLKERCRKLGIGEKFLSVRQIMDEFNVSQITVKQAMERLCESGVLEAQERRGYFVRHAPRYGKIACLIPAEISNLRWEFPGLLLRETSAAGFEQIIVDMPSNAAGIAMLPELKADAILFMPYGHEPITPDQLNRMMAQPVPVVILYGTVRVEGCRYVDNDNEFCGMLAATHLLMNGHRKLAVLVSEPEVPLVRERIAGFLKCAEAYRLDIEVLNPHIRVGEHSPTKSGEFFRRYLEANPEPGFTGLFVLSELPAQEIARTAREYGLDIPEDFSLITLGRSSRESELDFTTINSRRDRVAHYAVRLVKEHFEQVKNAPTHYIITPEIHFGKTVKNINVPQLGKAGK, encoded by the coding sequence ATGGTCGAAAACAATATCAGGTTCAGCCGCGCGGATCAGCTGACGCAGCACTTGAAAGAACGCTGCCGGAAGCTCGGCATCGGCGAAAAATTCCTGTCGGTCCGGCAGATCATGGACGAGTTCAACGTGAGCCAGATCACGGTCAAGCAGGCGATGGAGCGACTCTGCGAATCGGGCGTGCTCGAAGCGCAGGAGCGGCGCGGCTACTTCGTGCGCCATGCGCCGCGTTACGGAAAAATCGCCTGCCTGATCCCGGCTGAAATATCGAATCTCCGCTGGGAGTTTCCCGGGCTGCTGCTGCGCGAAACCTCTGCCGCCGGATTCGAACAGATCATCGTGGATATGCCGAGCAATGCCGCGGGCATCGCGATGCTGCCGGAACTCAAGGCCGATGCGATTCTGTTCATGCCGTACGGTCACGAACCGATCACGCCCGACCAGTTGAACCGGATGATGGCCCAGCCGGTTCCCGTGGTGATTCTTTACGGAACGGTCCGGGTCGAAGGGTGCCGGTATGTCGACAACGACAATGAATTCTGCGGAATGCTGGCCGCGACGCATCTGCTGATGAACGGGCACCGCAAACTGGCGGTTCTGGTTTCGGAGCCGGAAGTCCCGCTGGTCCGGGAGCGTATCGCCGGGTTCCTGAAATGCGCGGAGGCGTACCGGCTCGACATCGAAGTGCTGAATCCGCACATCAGGGTGGGAGAACACTCCCCGACGAAAAGCGGCGAGTTCTTCAGGCGGTATCTGGAAGCGAATCCGGAACCGGGATTCACAGGGCTGTTCGTCCTCTCCGAGCTCCCGGCGCAGGAGATCGCCCGGACGGCGCGCGAGTACGGACTCGACATCCCGGAAGATTTCAGCCTCATCACGCTCGGCCGAAGCTCCCGTGAGTCCGAACTTGACTTCACGACGATCAACAGCCGCCGCGACCGGGTCGCCCACTATGCGGTGCGTCTCGTCAAAGAGCATTTCGAGCAGGTGAAAAACGCACCGACGCACTATATCATCACTCCGGAGATTCATTTCGGCAAAACCGTGAAAAACATCAATGTTCCTCAACTTGGAAAGGCGGGAAAGTAA